Proteins encoded in a region of the Magallana gigas chromosome 8, xbMagGiga1.1, whole genome shotgun sequence genome:
- the LOC105347180 gene encoding uncharacterized protein, whose product MTAPLEETVIAGKKRIVKPEPGPPKYNPTNAMARRLFQMRKTEGMSEYQAAYRKYPFQKPRDCVRPTSKKIETGMASSLMTTTYKKDFVYHEDKDAFKMDSFKPLQGYRPSSARLSDQTIYSLSYQVIDKEVAKKCRPAISKPREAPLTQFKLVLPEKPSGDGDSKSAEEAPKSEVVTESKPCIEQTPVVAEVAAPAPADVTVPQPTSDSTGNKSASTHIVIPGQKPQRAPFNGMTTAMADFVKHPLTARQSICKPPASSTHYDLGPFDGRTTQSMAYQAWPVAPFAKPSWAIKPKYKRPKGGMPYASTYMTDFVNPKHIVERAMPIKPKPGNDIIKHEGGDGNHQSCTTYQGHYVAWKGVLPAKTFQIKQLYVPNAGEMDFQSIQRLHFRGVQAERPNLCHQSSEHRNLNDNPKMYFNTTYQDTFGRPKSCPVN is encoded by the exons ATGACAGCCCCTCTTGAAGAAACAGTTATTGCAGGAAAGAAACG TATTGTAAAACCAGAGCCCGGACCCCCCAAGTACAACCCCACAAACGCCATGGCGAGGCGGCTCTTTCAGATGAGAAAGACCGAGGGCATGTCCGAATACCAGGCC GCGTACAGGAAGTACCCATTCCAGAAACCACGTGATTGCGTCAGGCCCACGTCCAAAAAGATCGAGACAGGAATGGCCTCCAGTCTGATGACAACTACCTACAAAAAGGACTTCGTCTACCACGAG GATAAGGATGCTTTCAAGATGGACAGCTTCAAGCCGCTGCAGGGTTACCGCCCGTCCAGTGCCAGACTGTCGGACCAGACCATCTACAGCCTCTCCTACCAGGTCATTGACAAAGAGGTGGCCAAGAAATGCCGACCCGCCATATCCAAGCCCCGGGAGGCCCCTCTCACCCAGTTCAAGCTGGTGCTGCCA GAAAAGCCATCTGGAGACGGTGATTCTAAATCGGCAGAAGAAGCACCCAAATCGGAAGTGGTAACTGAATCGAAGCCGTGCATCGAACAGACACCCGTTGTTGCAGAAGTTGCCGCGCCTGCTCCTGCTGACGTCACAGTACCGCAACCAACTTCTG ATTCAACTGGAAATAAGTCAGCCTCCACGCATATCGTGATCCCGGGCCAGAAGCCCCAGAGGGCCCCTTTTAACGGCATGACCACTGCCATGGCAGATTTCGTGAAGCACCCGCTTACTGCCCGTCAGTCAATCTGTAAACCGCCCGCCTCCAGCACCCACTACGACCTGGGACCGTTTGATGGAAGAACCACCCAGAGCATGGCCTACCAAGCGTGGCCTGTGGCGCCATTTGCAAAACCTTCTTGGGCAATAAAGCCTAAATATAAGAGGCCCAAGGGAGGGATGCCCTATGCTAGCACATACATG ACTGATTTTGTGAACCCCAAACACATCGTGGAGAGAGCCATGCCGATAAAACCCAAGCCCGGAAATGACATAATCAAACATGAGGGAGGGGACGGAAATCACCAGTCTTGTACCACATACCAGGGCCACTATGTGGCGTGGAAAGGCGTCCTTCCCGCGAAAACTTTTCAAATCAAGCAGCTCTATGTTCCAAACGCTGGCGAGATGGACTTTCAGTCCATTCAACGGCTCCACTTCAGAG gcgTTCAAGCCGAGCGACCGAATCTATGTCACCAGTCGTCGGAGCACCGGAACCTTAACGACAATCCGAAGATGTACTTCAACACAACCTATCAAGACACCTTTGGAAGACCCAAAAGCTGCCCCGTTAATTAA